The Hydrogenophaga crocea genome contains a region encoding:
- the prmA gene encoding 50S ribosomal protein L11 methyltransferase: MFELVLLVPEQAVEPVGDALDALDALSTSVEDADAMTEAEQALFGEPGMPPPKEGWQRSRVVALFNTEAAAREAATLLQAQDFFDGCAVQGMRPVAEQDWVRLTQSQFDPVEITPSFWIVPSWHEPPAQAERIIRLDPGLAFGTGTHPTTRMCLRWTAGHAPVGPRVLDYGCGSGILAIGAAKHGAQQILAVDIDPAAVEATRLNAEANHVQLVAGLPDAAVGEHDLVLANILATPLKVLAPLLCAHVRSGGHLVLAGILARQADELKAAYAPWVALEVSDEEDGWILMTARKA, encoded by the coding sequence TTGTTCGAGCTGGTGCTGCTCGTGCCCGAGCAGGCGGTCGAACCCGTGGGCGATGCCCTCGACGCGCTCGACGCGCTGAGCACCTCGGTCGAAGACGCCGACGCCATGACCGAGGCCGAGCAGGCCTTGTTCGGCGAGCCGGGCATGCCGCCGCCCAAAGAGGGCTGGCAGCGCTCGCGCGTGGTCGCGCTGTTCAATACCGAAGCCGCGGCGCGTGAAGCCGCCACGCTGCTGCAGGCGCAGGACTTCTTCGACGGCTGCGCGGTGCAGGGCATGCGCCCCGTGGCCGAGCAGGACTGGGTGCGGCTCACGCAGTCGCAGTTCGACCCGGTCGAGATCACGCCGAGCTTCTGGATCGTGCCGTCGTGGCACGAGCCACCGGCGCAGGCCGAGCGCATCATCCGGCTCGACCCGGGCCTGGCCTTCGGCACCGGCACCCACCCCACCACGCGCATGTGCCTGCGCTGGACCGCGGGTCACGCGCCCGTGGGCCCGCGCGTGCTCGACTACGGCTGCGGCTCGGGCATCCTCGCCATCGGCGCGGCCAAGCACGGGGCGCAACAGATCCTCGCGGTCGACATCGACCCCGCGGCCGTGGAGGCCACGCGGCTGAACGCCGAGGCCAACCACGTGCAGCTCGTGGCCGGCCTGCCCGATGCCGCCGTGGGCGAACACGACCTGGTGCTCGCCAACATCCTCGCCACGCCGCTCAAGGTGCTCGCGCCGCTGCTGTGTGCGCACGTGCGCAGCGGCGGCCACCTGGTGCTCGCAGGCATCCTCGCGCGCCAGGCCGACGAGCTCAAGGCGGCCTATGCGCCCTGGGTCGCGCTCGAGGTGAGCGACGAAGAGGACGGCTGGATCCTCATGACCGCGCGCAAGGCCTGA
- a CDS encoding 3-deoxy-7-phosphoheptulonate synthase, which translates to MNAKATSAASDAWYARPLDKTSETDDERIQDITVLPPPEHLIRFFPIAGTPTEALISQTRHRIHRILHGKDDRLLVVIGPCSIHDPAAALDYARRLKPLRDQYADTLEIVMRVYFEKPRTTVGWKGLINDPYLDESYRIDEGLRIARQLLIEINRLGLPAGSEFLDVISPQYIGDLISWGAIGARTTESQVHRELASGLSAPIGFKNGTDGNIKIATDAIQAAGRGHHFLSVHKNGQVAIVQTKGNKDCHVILRGGKAPNYDAASVASAVKDLEAAKQVPRLMIDCSHANSSKQHEKQLDVARDIAGQIAGGSRSVFGVMIESHIEAGAQKFTPGKDDPSALRYGQSITDACLGWSDSLQALELLSAAVKASRG; encoded by the coding sequence ATGAACGCCAAAGCCACCTCCGCCGCCAGCGACGCCTGGTATGCGCGTCCTCTCGACAAAACCAGCGAGACCGACGACGAACGCATTCAGGACATCACCGTGCTTCCCCCGCCCGAACACCTCATCCGCTTCTTCCCGATCGCCGGCACGCCGACCGAAGCGCTGATCAGCCAGACCCGCCACCGCATCCACCGCATCCTGCACGGCAAGGACGACCGGCTGCTCGTGGTGATCGGCCCATGCTCGATCCACGACCCGGCCGCCGCGCTCGATTACGCGCGCCGCCTGAAGCCGCTGCGCGACCAGTACGCCGACACGCTGGAGATCGTGATGCGCGTGTACTTCGAGAAGCCGCGCACCACCGTGGGTTGGAAGGGGCTGATCAACGACCCCTACCTCGACGAGAGCTACCGCATCGACGAAGGCCTGCGCATCGCGCGCCAGCTGCTGATCGAGATCAACCGCCTGGGCCTGCCCGCGGGCAGCGAGTTCCTCGACGTGATCTCGCCCCAGTACATCGGCGACCTGATCAGCTGGGGCGCGATCGGCGCGCGCACCACCGAGAGCCAGGTGCACCGCGAACTGGCCTCGGGCCTGTCGGCCCCGATCGGCTTCAAGAACGGTACCGACGGCAACATCAAGATCGCGACCGACGCCATTCAGGCGGCGGGCCGTGGCCACCACTTCCTGTCGGTGCACAAGAACGGTCAGGTCGCCATCGTGCAGACCAAGGGCAACAAGGACTGCCACGTGATCCTGCGTGGTGGCAAGGCGCCCAACTACGACGCCGCGAGCGTGGCGAGCGCGGTGAAAGACCTCGAGGCCGCCAAGCAGGTGCCGCGCCTCATGATCGACTGCAGCCACGCCAACAGCAGCAAGCAGCACGAGAAGCAGCTCGACGTGGCGCGCGACATCGCGGGCCAGATCGCGGGCGGCAGCCGCTCGGTCTTCGGCGTGATGATCGAAAGCCACATCGAGGCCGGTGCCCAGAAGTTCACGCCGGGCAAGGACGACCCGTCGGCCTTGCGCTATGGCCAGAGCATCACCGACGCCTGCCTGGGCTGGAGCGATTCGCTGCAGGCGCTCGAGCTGCTGTCGGCCGCGGTGAAAGCCTCGCGCGGCTGA
- a CDS encoding TlpA family protein disulfide reductase, giving the protein MKLQRRHLLTGGVAVAAAGAGVFWAERRWRPQPVLDGTEAEFWASRFDTPEGQPLAMAPYRGKPLLVNFWATWCPPCIEELPMLNAFQREQSAKGWQLLGLAVDRVDAVQAFLKKLPLEFPVAMTGFAGADLSRKLGNPSGGLPFTVVFGPGGGIVQRKIGQLKPDDLAGWAKSI; this is encoded by the coding sequence ATGAAGCTGCAGCGCCGACACTTGCTCACGGGCGGCGTGGCGGTGGCCGCCGCGGGCGCGGGGGTCTTCTGGGCGGAGCGCCGCTGGCGCCCCCAACCCGTGCTCGATGGCACGGAGGCCGAGTTCTGGGCGTCCCGCTTCGACACGCCCGAGGGCCAGCCGCTGGCGATGGCGCCCTACCGCGGCAAGCCGCTGCTGGTGAACTTCTGGGCCACCTGGTGTCCGCCCTGCATCGAGGAACTGCCCATGCTCAACGCCTTCCAGCGCGAGCAATCGGCCAAAGGCTGGCAGCTGCTTGGCCTCGCGGTCGATCGGGTGGACGCCGTGCAGGCCTTCCTCAAGAAGCTGCCGCTCGAATTCCCGGTCGCCATGACCGGCTTCGCGGGGGCCGACCTGAGCCGCAAGCTCGGCAATCCCTCGGGCGGCCTGCCGTTCACCGTGGTCTTCGGGCCCGGGGGCGGCATCGTCCAGCGCAAGATCGGCCAGCTCAAACCCGACGACCTCGCGGGCTGGGCGAAATCCATCTGA
- the tldD gene encoding metalloprotease TldD — protein sequence MIAREPTLARLATAEQLLLEPFGLTTAHLHKALAEIRSHGVDDADLYFQATRNEGWSLEEGIVKTGSFSIEQGVGVRAVSGEKTAFAYSDDLSWDSLIDAARAVRSISGQGQAKKVKVATAKVAKSRSLYAGVDPIASLDSNAKVALLEKVERLAKAQDPRVVQVMAGLAAEHDVVLVARADGTLAADVRPLIRLSVTVIAEQNGRREMGSSGGGGRFGLAYFDDAMVQSYVDEAVQQALTNLDSRPAPAGEMVVVLGSGWPGILLHEAVGHGLEGDFNRKGSSAFAGLIGQRVAAKGVTVLDDGTIADRRGSLNVDDEGNASQRNVLIEDGILRGYIQDAMNARLMGVKPTGNGRRESYAHTPMPRMTNTYMLAGDKHPDEIVASIKKGLYATNFGGGQVDITSGKFVFSASQAFWVENGKIQYPVKGATLVGNGPDALKRVSMIGNDMRLDTGVGTCGKEGQSVPVGVGQPTLRIEGLTVGGTA from the coding sequence ATGATCGCGCGCGAACCCACCCTGGCCCGCCTGGCCACCGCCGAGCAGCTGCTGCTCGAACCCTTCGGCCTCACCACCGCCCACCTGCACAAGGCGCTGGCGGAAATCCGCTCGCACGGGGTGGACGACGCCGACCTGTACTTCCAGGCCACGCGCAACGAGGGCTGGAGCCTCGAGGAAGGCATCGTCAAAACCGGCAGCTTCAGCATCGAGCAGGGCGTGGGCGTGCGCGCGGTGAGCGGCGAAAAGACCGCCTTCGCGTACTCCGACGACCTGTCCTGGGACTCGCTGATCGACGCCGCGCGCGCGGTGCGCAGCATCTCGGGCCAGGGCCAGGCGAAGAAGGTCAAGGTCGCCACGGCCAAGGTCGCCAAGTCGCGCTCGCTCTACGCCGGCGTCGATCCGATCGCCTCGCTCGACAGCAATGCCAAGGTGGCGCTGCTCGAAAAAGTGGAGCGCCTGGCCAAGGCCCAGGACCCGCGCGTGGTGCAGGTGATGGCCGGCCTCGCGGCCGAGCACGACGTGGTGCTGGTGGCGCGCGCCGACGGCACGCTCGCTGCCGACGTTCGGCCGCTGATCCGCCTGTCCGTCACCGTGATCGCCGAGCAGAACGGCCGCCGCGAAATGGGCAGCTCGGGCGGCGGTGGCCGCTTCGGCCTGGCCTATTTCGACGACGCCATGGTGCAGAGCTACGTCGACGAGGCGGTGCAGCAGGCCCTCACCAACCTCGATTCGCGTCCCGCGCCCGCGGGCGAGATGGTGGTGGTGCTGGGCAGCGGCTGGCCCGGCATCCTGCTGCACGAGGCCGTGGGCCACGGCCTCGAAGGCGATTTCAACCGCAAGGGCTCGAGCGCGTTCGCGGGCCTGATCGGCCAGCGCGTGGCGGCCAAGGGCGTGACCGTGCTCGACGACGGCACCATCGCCGACCGCCGCGGCTCGCTCAACGTGGACGACGAAGGCAACGCCTCGCAGCGCAACGTGCTGATCGAAGACGGCATCCTGCGCGGCTACATCCAGGACGCGATGAACGCGCGCCTGATGGGCGTCAAGCCCACGGGCAACGGCCGCCGCGAGAGCTACGCGCACACGCCCATGCCGCGCATGACCAACACCTACATGCTCGCGGGCGACAAGCACCCCGACGAGATCGTGGCGAGCATCAAGAAGGGCCTGTACGCGACCAACTTCGGTGGCGGGCAGGTCGACATCACGAGCGGCAAGTTCGTGTTCTCGGCCAGCCAGGCCTTCTGGGTCGAGAACGGCAAGATCCAGTACCCGGTCAAGGGCGCCACGCTGGTGGGCAACGGCCCCGACGCGCTCAAGCGCGTGAGCATGATCGGCAACGACATGCGCCTCGACACCGGCGTGGGCACCTGCGGCAAGGAAGGCCAGAGCGTGCCCGTGGGCGTGGGCCAGCCCACGCTGCGCATCGAAGGCCTCACGGTCGGCGGCACGGCGTGA
- a CDS encoding NAD(P)-dependent oxidoreductase: MNLLDPVAFVGAGIMGGAMVQRLRERGWPVAVCDIDPLRQREAREAGATVCDTPHAAAATLGEGGLLAVVVVDAAQCREVLWGAAGAAAALRAGQTVLLCPTIAPEDVEAIALRLAGQGVHTLDAPMSGGPARARAGTMSLMLAGPAGVVDRHARLIGDLSNAVFRVGERVGDGARTKLVNNLLAGINLAGAAEAIALAERLGLDPRGTLDVIERSSGQSWIGGDRLGRALAGDTAPRAHMTLLAKDTRLAVAAGRSAGHEGVLGPLASAVFAAALGDGMAGEDDGALLHWMRDHPGGLPKP, translated from the coding sequence ATGAACCTTCTCGATCCCGTGGCCTTCGTGGGTGCCGGCATCATGGGCGGCGCCATGGTGCAGCGCCTGCGCGAGCGCGGCTGGCCCGTGGCCGTGTGCGACATCGACCCGTTGCGCCAGCGCGAGGCGCGCGAGGCCGGCGCCACCGTGTGCGACACGCCGCACGCCGCCGCAGCCACGCTGGGCGAGGGTGGCTTGCTGGCCGTCGTGGTGGTCGACGCGGCCCAATGCCGCGAAGTGCTGTGGGGTGCGGCCGGTGCGGCCGCGGCGCTGCGCGCGGGTCAGACCGTGCTGCTGTGCCCCACCATCGCGCCCGAAGACGTGGAGGCGATCGCGCTGCGCCTGGCCGGGCAGGGCGTGCACACGCTCGACGCGCCAATGTCGGGCGGCCCCGCCCGGGCGCGCGCCGGCACCATGAGCCTGATGCTCGCGGGGCCGGCCGGCGTGGTCGATCGCCACGCGCGCCTGATCGGCGACCTGTCGAACGCGGTGTTCCGCGTGGGCGAGCGCGTGGGCGACGGGGCGCGCACCAAGCTCGTGAACAACCTGCTCGCGGGCATCAACCTCGCGGGCGCGGCCGAGGCCATCGCGCTGGCCGAGCGCCTGGGCCTGGACCCGCGCGGCACGCTCGATGTGATCGAGCGCTCCAGCGGCCAAAGCTGGATCGGCGGCGACCGCCTGGGCCGCGCGCTGGCCGGTGACACCGCGCCGCGCGCCCACATGACCCTGCTGGCCAAGGACACCCGGCTCGCCGTGGCCGCGGGCCGCTCGGCCGGCCACGAGGGCGTGCTCGGGCCGCTGGCCAGCGCCGTGTTCGCCGCCGCCCTGGGCGACGGCATGGCTGGCGAGGACGACGGCGCGCTGCTGCACTGGATGCGCGACCACCCCGGCGGCCTGCCAAAACCCTGA
- the chrA gene encoding chromate efflux transporter, whose amino-acid sequence MSARGAVPFGQALRFWLKLGFISFGGPAGQIAVMHRELVEQRRWISERRFLHALNYCMLLPGPEAQQLATYIGWLMHRSWGGIVAGALFVLPSLLLLIGLSWVYVVYGQVGWVAGLLYGIKPAVAAIVLQAVWRIGGRVLRSPRRAPWLWALAIGSFVAIALLKLPFPLVVLSALALGWLGGRVAPAQFLPAGGHGRAAADGSQHPPALIDDDTPTPQHARFTRPRLLRVLFAGAALWLLPMGVLLAWQGLQGTLPTMGLFFSKAALLTFGGAYAVLPYVYQGAVVQHGWLSGPQMIDGLALGETTPGPLIMVVAFVGFLGGWHTGVLGPEARFLGAALAACVVTWFTFLPSFIFILAGGPLVERTHGQLGFTAPLTAITAAVVGVIASLGLFFLVHIAWPVPGGPVDVAALLIAALAALALLRFKLGVIAVIAACALLGVLLKTTGLAG is encoded by the coding sequence GTGAGCGCGCGCGGGGCCGTGCCGTTCGGCCAGGCCCTGCGCTTCTGGCTCAAGCTCGGCTTCATCAGCTTCGGCGGCCCGGCCGGCCAGATCGCGGTGATGCACCGCGAGCTCGTGGAGCAGCGGCGCTGGATCAGCGAGCGCCGCTTCCTGCACGCGCTCAACTACTGCATGCTGCTGCCCGGCCCCGAGGCGCAGCAGCTCGCGACCTACATCGGCTGGCTGATGCACCGCAGCTGGGGCGGCATCGTGGCGGGTGCGCTGTTCGTGCTGCCTTCGCTGCTGCTGCTCATCGGCCTGAGCTGGGTCTATGTGGTGTACGGGCAGGTCGGCTGGGTCGCAGGCCTGCTCTACGGCATCAAGCCCGCGGTGGCGGCGATCGTGCTGCAGGCGGTCTGGCGCATCGGCGGGCGTGTGCTGCGCAGCCCGCGCCGCGCGCCCTGGCTCTGGGCGCTGGCCATCGGCAGCTTCGTGGCGATCGCGCTGCTCAAGCTGCCGTTTCCGCTTGTGGTGCTGTCGGCGCTGGCCTTGGGCTGGCTGGGCGGGCGCGTGGCGCCTGCGCAGTTCCTGCCTGCGGGTGGCCACGGGCGCGCCGCGGCCGACGGCAGCCAGCACCCGCCCGCGCTGATCGACGACGACACCCCCACGCCCCAGCACGCGCGCTTCACGCGGCCGCGCCTGCTGCGCGTGCTGTTCGCGGGCGCCGCGTTGTGGCTGCTGCCCATGGGCGTTCTGCTGGCCTGGCAGGGCCTGCAGGGCACGCTGCCCACCATGGGCCTGTTCTTTTCGAAGGCCGCGCTGCTCACCTTCGGCGGCGCCTACGCGGTGCTGCCCTACGTGTACCAGGGTGCGGTGGTACAGCACGGCTGGCTCAGCGGACCGCAGATGATCGACGGGCTCGCGCTCGGTGAAACCACGCCCGGACCGCTGATCATGGTGGTGGCCTTCGTGGGCTTTCTGGGCGGCTGGCACACCGGTGTCCTGGGGCCAGAGGCGCGCTTTCTCGGCGCGGCGCTCGCCGCCTGCGTGGTCACCTGGTTCACCTTCCTGCCCTCGTTCATCTTCATCCTCGCGGGCGGGCCGCTGGTGGAGCGCACGCACGGACAGCTCGGCTTCACCGCGCCGCTCACGGCCATCACGGCCGCGGTGGTGGGCGTGATCGCGAGCCTGGGGCTGTTCTTCCTGGTGCACATCGCCTGGCCCGTGCCCGGCGGGCCGGTGGACGTGGCGGCCCTGCTGATTGCAGCGCTGGCCGCGCTCGCCCTGCTGCGGTTCAAGCTGGGTGTCATTGCCGTGATCGCGGCCTGCGCGCTGCTCGGTGTGTTGCTCAAAACCACCGGTCTGGCCGGCTGA
- the rodA gene encoding rod shape-determining protein RodA, producing MAIVIEKPSLMQRIVPFLKGFDWPLITIVLFMAALGLTTMYSVGFDHGSRFAQHSRNMLIGATVMLVFSQIPPQRLMRLALPLYVVGVVLLLGVEVAGIVRKGAQRWLDVGVTVIQPSELMKIAMPMMLAWWFHRREGQLKAADFLVAGLILAVPAALILKQPDLGTTLLVVASGLAVIFFAGLSWKLIIPPVLIAAVGVVVLITNESSWCAPGVDWHVLHEYQRQRVCTLLDPTKDPLGKGFHIIQGMIAIGSGGVWGKGFMQGTQTHLEFIPERTTDFIYAAFSEEFGLLGVLLLLAGFTALIGRGLMIAAEAPTLFARLLAGALTLNIFVYAFVNMGMVSGILPVVGVPLPFVSYGGTAMVTMGVGLGMLLSISRAKRLVPT from the coding sequence ATGGCCATCGTGATCGAAAAACCCAGCCTGATGCAGCGGATCGTGCCCTTCCTCAAGGGCTTCGACTGGCCGCTGATCACCATCGTGCTGTTCATGGCGGCGCTGGGCCTGACGACCATGTACTCGGTGGGCTTCGACCACGGCTCGCGCTTCGCCCAGCACAGCCGCAACATGCTGATCGGCGCCACCGTGATGCTGGTGTTCTCGCAGATCCCGCCGCAGCGCCTCATGCGCCTGGCACTGCCGCTGTACGTGGTGGGCGTGGTGCTGCTGCTGGGGGTGGAGGTGGCGGGCATCGTGCGCAAGGGCGCGCAGCGCTGGCTCGACGTCGGCGTGACCGTGATCCAGCCCAGCGAGCTCATGAAGATCGCCATGCCCATGATGCTGGCCTGGTGGTTCCACCGGCGCGAAGGGCAGCTCAAGGCGGCCGACTTCCTGGTCGCGGGACTGATCCTCGCGGTGCCCGCGGCCCTGATCCTCAAGCAACCCGATCTCGGCACCACGCTGCTGGTGGTGGCTTCGGGCCTGGCGGTGATCTTTTTCGCCGGACTGAGCTGGAAGCTCATCATTCCGCCGGTGCTGATCGCGGCTGTCGGCGTCGTGGTGCTGATCACCAACGAGTCGTCGTGGTGCGCGCCGGGGGTCGACTGGCACGTGCTGCACGAATACCAGCGCCAGCGCGTGTGCACCCTGCTCGACCCCACCAAGGACCCGCTGGGCAAGGGCTTCCACATCATCCAGGGCATGATCGCTATCGGCTCGGGCGGCGTCTGGGGCAAGGGCTTCATGCAGGGCACGCAGACCCACCTCGAGTTCATTCCCGAGCGCACCACCGACTTCATCTACGCCGCCTTCTCCGAGGAGTTCGGCCTGCTCGGCGTGCTGCTGCTGCTCGCGGGCTTCACGGCGCTGATCGGCCGCGGGCTGATGATCGCGGCCGAAGCGCCCACGCTGTTCGCGCGCCTGCTGGCGGGCGCGCTCACGCTCAACATCTTCGTCTACGCCTTCGTCAACATGGGCATGGTCAGCGGCATCCTGCCGGTGGTGGGCGTGCCGCTGCCCTTCGTGAGCTACGGCGGCACCGCCATGGTCACCATGGGCGTGGGCCTGGGCATGTTGCTGTCGATTTCCCGGGCCAAGCGGCTCGTCCCCACATGA
- the accB gene encoding acetyl-CoA carboxylase biotin carboxyl carrier protein, with product MDLRKLKTLIDLVSESNVSELEITEAEGKVRIVKASPAVMPAPVTYSMAPAPAPMAAVPAVEVAAAPAPVAAPAAPTGHVVKSPMVGTFYRSSAPGAKPFVEVGSTVKEGETICIVEAMKILNEIEADKSGTVTQILVQNGQAVEYGQPLFVIE from the coding sequence ATGGATTTGCGAAAACTTAAGACTCTGATCGATCTGGTGTCGGAGTCGAACGTCTCGGAGCTCGAGATCACCGAGGCCGAAGGCAAGGTCCGCATCGTCAAGGCCAGCCCGGCGGTCATGCCGGCGCCGGTGACCTACAGCATGGCCCCCGCTCCCGCCCCCATGGCGGCGGTTCCCGCCGTGGAAGTTGCTGCAGCACCCGCGCCCGTTGCCGCCCCCGCGGCGCCCACCGGACACGTGGTCAAGTCGCCCATGGTCGGCACGTTCTACCGCTCCTCCGCGCCCGGCGCAAAGCCTTTCGTCGAAGTGGGCTCCACCGTCAAGGAAGGCGAGACCATCTGCATCGTCGAGGCCATGAAGATCCTCAACGAGATCGAGGCCGACAAGAGCGGCACGGTGACGCAGATCCTGGTCCAGAACGGCCAGGCGGTCGAGTACGGCCAGCCGCTGTTCGTGATCGAGTGA
- the mpl gene encoding UDP-N-acetylmuramate:L-alanyl-gamma-D-glutamyl-meso-diaminopimelate ligase, whose translation MHIHILGICGTFMGGVAALAREAGHRVTGCDAGVYPPMSDQLRALGIELIEGFGAEQMALQPDVWVIGNVVSRARLADGSPKFPLMEAILDAGAPYTSGPQWLAENVLQGRHVLAVAGTHGKTTTTSMLAWVLDACGQQPGFLVGGVPMNFGVSARLGEGKAFVIEADEYDTAFFDKRSKFVHYRPRTAVLNNLEFDHADIFDDLKAIERQFHHLVRTVPASGRVVVNGLEESLTRVLHQGCWSEVCSFGSAVSDFTAEGEPHDFAVQRNGRPVGRVQWALSGVHNQLNALAAIAAAEHLGVPPAEAAAALGRFQNVRRRMELRGSVARAGGDITVYDDFAHHPTAIRTTLDGLARRLGTPRGRILAVFEPRSNTMKLGTMKSQLPWSLENADLAFCHSGGLDWDAAEALAPMGARAAVAANIDTLVQQVVQAARGGDHIVCMSNGGFGGIHERLLKALKT comes from the coding sequence ATGCATATTCACATCCTGGGCATCTGCGGCACCTTCATGGGCGGTGTCGCGGCCCTGGCCCGCGAAGCGGGCCACCGCGTCACCGGCTGCGACGCCGGCGTCTACCCCCCCATGAGCGACCAGTTGCGGGCCCTGGGCATCGAGCTCATCGAAGGTTTCGGCGCCGAACAGATGGCGCTCCAGCCCGACGTCTGGGTGATCGGCAACGTGGTGAGCCGCGCGCGATTGGCCGACGGCTCGCCCAAGTTCCCGCTGATGGAAGCCATCCTCGACGCGGGCGCGCCCTACACCAGCGGGCCGCAGTGGCTGGCCGAAAACGTGCTGCAGGGGCGGCATGTGCTCGCGGTGGCCGGCACACACGGCAAGACCACCACCACCTCGATGCTGGCCTGGGTGCTCGACGCCTGCGGCCAGCAACCCGGTTTCCTGGTGGGCGGCGTGCCGATGAACTTCGGCGTCTCGGCCCGGCTCGGCGAGGGCAAGGCCTTCGTGATCGAGGCCGACGAGTACGACACCGCCTTCTTCGACAAGCGCAGCAAGTTCGTGCACTACCGCCCGCGCACGGCCGTGCTCAACAACCTCGAGTTCGACCACGCCGACATCTTCGACGACCTCAAGGCGATCGAGCGCCAGTTCCACCACCTGGTGCGCACCGTGCCCGCGAGTGGCCGTGTCGTGGTCAACGGCCTCGAAGAAAGCCTCACACGCGTGCTGCACCAGGGCTGCTGGAGCGAGGTCTGCAGCTTCGGCAGCGCGGTGAGCGACTTCACCGCCGAGGGCGAGCCGCACGACTTCGCGGTGCAGCGCAACGGCCGGCCCGTGGGCCGCGTGCAATGGGCACTGTCGGGCGTGCACAACCAGCTCAATGCGCTCGCGGCCATCGCCGCGGCCGAGCACCTGGGCGTGCCGCCGGCCGAGGCTGCGGCCGCGCTCGGGCGCTTCCAGAACGTGCGCCGCCGCATGGAGCTGCGCGGCAGCGTGGCGCGCGCGGGCGGCGACATCACTGTCTACGACGACTTCGCCCACCACCCCACGGCCATCCGCACCACGCTCGACGGCCTGGCGCGCCGCCTGGGCACACCGCGCGGGCGCATCCTTGCGGTGTTCGAGCCGCGCAGCAACACCATGAAGCTGGGCACCATGAAGTCGCAACTGCCCTGGAGCCTGGAGAACGCCGACCTGGCTTTCTGCCATTCGGGCGGGCTCGACTGGGATGCGGCCGAGGCACTGGCCCCCATGGGCGCGCGCGCGGCGGTGGCCGCCAACATCGACACCCTGGTGCAGCAGGTGGTGCAGGCCGCGCGCGGCGGCGACCACATCGTCTGCATGAGCAACGGCGGCTTCGGGGGCATCCACGAGCGCCTGCTGAAGGCGCTCAAGACCTGA
- the accC gene encoding acetyl-CoA carboxylase biotin carboxylase subunit codes for MFKKILIANRGEIALRIQRACREMGIKAVMVYSEADRDAKYVKLAEEAVCIGPAQSGQSYLNMPAIISAAEVTDAEAIHPGYGFLSENADFAERVEKSGFTFIGPTPDSIRLMGDKVSAKQAMIRAGVPCVPGSDGALPDDPVVIKRTAKAIGYPVIIKAAGGGGGRGMRVVHTEAALLHAVQTTKAEAGAAFGNAEVYMEKFLQNPRHIEIQVLADQHRNAVYLGERDCSMQRRHQKVIEEAPAPGIPRRLIEKIGERCAAACKKIGYRGAGTFEFLFENGEFYFIEMNTRVQVEHPVTEWITGIDIVRTQIAVAAGEKLPFTQRQIQLKGHAIECRVNAEDPYKFTPSPGRISTWHPPGGPGVRVDSHAYANYFVPPNYDSMIGKIIVHGDTREQALARMRTALAETVVEGIKTNIPLHREIMVDANFVAGGTNIHYLEEWLSQRER; via the coding sequence ATGTTCAAGAAGATCCTGATCGCCAACCGCGGCGAGATCGCGCTGCGCATCCAGCGCGCCTGCCGCGAGATGGGCATCAAGGCGGTGATGGTCTATTCCGAGGCCGACCGCGATGCCAAGTACGTCAAGCTCGCCGAAGAAGCGGTGTGCATCGGTCCGGCGCAGTCGGGGCAAAGCTACCTGAACATGCCCGCGATCATCTCGGCCGCCGAGGTGACCGACGCCGAGGCCATCCATCCGGGCTACGGCTTCCTGAGCGAGAACGCCGATTTCGCCGAGCGCGTCGAGAAGAGCGGTTTCACCTTCATCGGCCCCACGCCCGACTCGATCCGCCTCATGGGCGACAAGGTTTCGGCCAAGCAGGCCATGATCCGTGCTGGGGTGCCCTGCGTGCCCGGCTCCGACGGCGCATTGCCCGACGACCCGGTGGTGATCAAGCGCACCGCCAAGGCCATCGGCTACCCGGTGATCATCAAGGCCGCGGGCGGTGGCGGTGGCCGCGGCATGCGCGTGGTGCACACCGAGGCCGCGCTGCTGCACGCGGTGCAGACCACCAAGGCCGAGGCCGGCGCCGCGTTCGGCAACGCCGAGGTCTACATGGAGAAGTTTCTCCAGAACCCGCGGCACATCGAGATCCAGGTGCTGGCCGACCAGCACCGCAACGCCGTCTACCTGGGCGAGCGCGACTGCTCCATGCAGCGGCGCCACCAGAAGGTGATCGAGGAAGCGCCGGCGCCGGGCATTCCGCGCCGCCTGATCGAGAAGATCGGTGAGCGCTGCGCGGCGGCCTGCAAGAAGATCGGCTACCGCGGTGCGGGCACCTTCGAGTTCCTGTTCGAGAACGGCGAGTTCTATTTCATCGAGATGAACACGCGCGTGCAGGTCGAGCACCCGGTGACCGAATGGATCACGGGCATCGACATCGTGCGCACGCAGATCGCCGTGGCCGCGGGCGAGAAGCTGCCGTTCACGCAGCGCCAGATCCAGCTCAAGGGCCATGCGATCGAGTGCCGCGTGAACGCCGAAGACCCCTACAAGTTCACGCCTTCGCCAGGCCGCATCTCGACCTGGCACCCGCCGGGCGGGCCCGGTGTGCGCGTGGACTCGCACGCCTACGCCAACTACTTCGTGCCGCCCAACTACGACTCGATGATCGGCAAGATCATCGTGCACGGCGACACGCGCGAGCAGGCGCTGGCGCGCATGCGCACCGCGCTGGCCGAGACCGTGGTCGAGGGCATCAAGACCAACATCCCGCTGCACCGCGAGATCATGGTCGATGCCAACTTCGTGGCCGGCGGCACCAACATCCACTACCTCGAAGAGTGGCTGTCGCAACGTGAGCGCTGA